Genomic DNA from Burkholderia plantarii:
TGCCGACCGTGAGCCAGGCCAGGCGCCGCTCGGTGGCGCCGGTGCGGTCGGCGGTGGGCGCGGGCCGCGAGGGGGAGGTTTGGGTCTGGATGTCCATGATGTCCTTCGCGGGCTCAGGCGCGTGCGTTGGGGTAGCTGGCCAACGACTGCGCAAGCAGCGCCTGGCGCGTCGCATAGCGCTGGATCTTGCCGCTCGTCGTCAGGGGGATCGCGCCCATCGGCGCGAAGTGGATCAGGTGGGGCGCCGCGCCGAGCTGGCGCGTGACGCGCTCGACGATCGCCTCGCGCAGCAGCTGCAGCTCGCTCTCGGCCACGCGCTCGCCGCGCCGGAACTCGGCCACCACGGCGATCCGCTCGCTCTGGCCGTCGTCGATCGAGAACGCGGCCACCCCGTTCGGGCGGATGCGCGCGTCGGTTTCCTCGACCAGTAGTTCGATATCCTGAGGATAGAGATTGCGGCCCGCGTGGATGATCAGGTCCTTGATGCGGCCGGTCACGTAGAGCTCGCCGTCGCGCAGGAAGCCGAGATCGCCGGTGCGCATGTAGCGCTGCGGCGAGCCGGCCAGGCGCGCCTGGAACGTCTCCTCGCTGTGCCGCGGCTGGTTCCAGTAGCCGATGCCGATGTTCGGGCCGCCCACCCAGATCTCGCCGATGGCGCCGTCGGGCAGCGCGCGGCCGTCGGGGCCGACGATCCTGACGTCGTGGCCCGGCGCCGGCGCGCCGCACGAGGCCAGCGTGCGGGCCTGCGGATGATCGGCCGCGATCTCCTGCACCTCGCCGCGCGCCAGCGCCTCCTGATCGACCTCGACGAACGCGGGCGGCACGCCGTCCACCTTGCCCGACACGAACACGGTGGCTTCGGCCAGCCCGTAGCACGGGCCGAACGCGTCGGCACGGAAGCCGCAGGACGCGAAGCGCTCGGCGAAACGCTCGAAGGTGCGCCGGCGCACCGGTTCGGCGCCGCAATAGACCGCCTCGACCGAGGACAGGTCGAGCAGCGGCAGCACCTCGTCGCCGATCGAGTTGCAACACAGGTCGAACGCGAAGTTCGGCGCGATGGTGGTGGTGACGCGGTACTGCGAGAGCGCCGCGAGCCAGCGCAGCGGCTGCTGGACGAAGTGCCCCGGCGCCAGGATCACGGTGGGGAAGCCTTCGTAGATCGGCTGCAGGATGCCGCCCATCAGCCCCATGTCGTGGTACGGCGGCAACCAGGTGCAACCGACCCGCTCGCGCTGGCCGCCCATCCAGCGGCTCGCGCCGTGGCAGTTGCTAAGCAGGTTG
This window encodes:
- a CDS encoding fatty acyl-AMP ligase — translated: MPEHQTAQPPAAGPLVADSRHRAGATLADHAVDTLVDVLRLRAATLPDQTAFIHLVDGETESRTVTYAELQLQATAIARHLASVDVAGKRVLMLFEAGVDYIAALFGVWMAGAVAVPSFPPVGTRALGRLGAIARDSQPEVILTNARFSKLRERVLALLPDGFPEQAWTEIDGLFQTDMHAYACNPDGVPEALAALDQGALALLQYTSGSTSDPKGVMLTHGNLLSNCHGASRWMGGQRERVGCTWLPPYHDMGLMGGILQPIYEGFPTVILAPGHFVQQPLRWLAALSQYRVTTTIAPNFAFDLCCNSIGDEVLPLLDLSSVEAVYCGAEPVRRRTFERFAERFASCGFRADAFGPCYGLAEATVFVSGKVDGVPPAFVEVDQEALARGEVQEIAADHPQARTLASCGAPAPGHDVRIVGPDGRALPDGAIGEIWVGGPNIGIGYWNQPRHSEETFQARLAGSPQRYMRTGDLGFLRDGELYVTGRIKDLIIHAGRNLYPQDIELLVEETDARIRPNGVAAFSIDDGQSERIAVVAEFRRGERVAESELQLLREAIVERVTRQLGAAPHLIHFAPMGAIPLTTSGKIQRYATRQALLAQSLASYPNARA